The following coding sequences lie in one Arabidopsis thaliana chromosome 3, partial sequence genomic window:
- a CDS encoding mediator of RNA polymerase II transcription subunit-like protein, putative (DUF1216) (Protein of unknown function (DUF1216); FUNCTIONS IN: molecular_function unknown; INVOLVED IN: biological_process unknown; LOCATED IN: endomembrane system; EXPRESSED IN: 10 plant structures; EXPRESSED DURING: L mature pollen stage, M germinated pollen stage, 4 anthesis, C globular stage, petal differentiation and expansion stage; CONTAINS InterPro DOMAIN/s: Protein of unknown function DUF1216 (InterPro:IPR009605); BEST Arabidopsis thaliana protein match is: Protein of unknown function (DUF1216) (TAIR:AT3G28810.1); Has 19096 Blast hits to 8873 proteins in 1199 species: Archae - 74; Bacteria - 6296; Metazoa - 3722; Fungi - 2666; Plants - 452; Viruses - 176; Other Eukaryotes - 5710 (source: NCBI BLink).), producing MARVQLLLCFTILFASVTLLDLVSAHLKFKPSLPQIEDPKTVKDVEPYTVKVVMVFVADLEKECPKTNKFKAFFEKLRGFAKYVCPIRRIGQVDYDRDMKAKAGGIFKAISSFAIGKIREEIQEEKQEAIDTFRFMKSVAAKIMGGRKKEENEETMTLTAEQQKEIKEGILKWETIITRITNTMVSSTSTSASSSEESSVGKESETSAKGESETSAKNESKTSAKGESETSAKGESKTSAKGESETSAKGESETSAKGESETSSSKTAEASQSSSLTVTQVEEETSKDVSTFIMNLEKKCPQKEEFKVFFEQLKGTMIAPRKERKGLFSRIKTAAGKISGAMQVMRSRIGSKSAEVKKNMEAYQEQVMKTLEELDTIHAQIVSQNKGKASLTCTPTQQVQIKQTITKWEQVTTQFVEVAAQSESSASSSSSSSSSSSSSGKMQAK from the exons atgGCAAGAGTTCAACTATTGTTATGCTTCACCATTCTATTTGCATCTGTGACCCTTCTTGACCTAGTATCAGCACACCTGAAATTTAAGCCATCTTTGCCTCAAATCGAAGATCCAAAGACGGTGAAGGATGTAGAGCCTTACACCGTTAAAGTAGTAATGGTCTTTGTGGCCGACCTCGAGAAGGAATGTCCCAAGACAAACAAGTTCAAGGCCTTCTTTGAGAAACTTAGAGGATTCGCCAAGTATGTTTGCCCAATAAGAAGGATTGGCCAAGTAGATTACGACCGGGACATGAAGGCCAAAGCCGGGGGTATCTTCAAGGCCATATCTTCTTTTGCGATTGGAAAg ATTAGGGAGGAAATTCAAGAGGAAAAACAGGAGGCTATTGATACCTTTAGGTTCATGAAATCTGTCGCGGCTAAAATTATGGGAGGTCGTAAGAAAGAGGAGAATGAAGAAACCATGACACTAACAGCTGAACAACAAAAGGAAATCAAAGAAGGAATCTTGAAATGGGAAACCATTATTACTCGGATCACAAACACAATGGTATCGAGCACATCAACCTCTGCTTCTTCCAGTGAAGAGTCTAGTGTTGGGAAAGAAAGTGAGACTTCCGCTAAAGGTGAAAGTGAGACTTCCGCTAAGAATGAAAGTAAGACTTCCGCTAAAGGCGAAAGTGAGACTTCCGCTAAAGGTGAGAGTAAGACTTCCGCTAAAGGAGAAAGTGAGACTTCCGCTAAAGGTGAAAGTGAGACTTCCGCTAAAGGTGAAAGTgagacttcttcttcaaaaactGCCGAAGCTAGTCAGAGCAGCAGTTTAACAGTGACACAAGTGGAGGAAGAGACGTCAAAAGATGTTTCGACATTCATAATGAACCTCGAAAAGAAGTGTCCACAAAAGGAGGAATTCAAGGTCTTCTTCGAGCAACTTAAGGGTACGATGATTGCTCCccgaaaagaaagaaaaggtttgTTCTCTAGGATTAAAACTGCTGCTGGGAAAATATCTGGTGCCATGCAAGTTATGAGGTCAAGAATTGGAAGCAAATCAGCAGAG GTAAAGAAGAATATGGAAGCTTACCAAGAACAAGTGATGAAGACTCTCGAAGAGTTAGATACCATCCACGCTCAAATTGTGAGTCAGAACAAAGGCAAGGCTTCTTTGACATGCACACCCACACAACAAGTACAGATTAAGCAGACAATCACCAAATGGGAACAAGTCACAACCCAATTCGTTGAGGTTGCAGCTCAGAGTGAGTCGTCTgcatcttcgtcttcttcctcttcctcttcttcctcttcttccggCAAGATGCAAGCAAAGTAA
- a CDS encoding mediator of RNA polymerase II transcription subunit-like protein, putative (DUF1216): protein MARVQLLLCFTILFASVTLLDLVSAHLKFKPSLPQIEDPKTVKDVEPYTVKVVMVFVADLEKECPKTNKFKAFFEKLRGFAKYVCPIRRIGQVDYDRDMKAKAGGIFKAISSFAIGKIREEIQEEKQEAIDTFRFMKSVAAKIMGGRKKEENEETMTLTAEQQKEIKEGILKWETIITRITNTMVSSTSTSASSSEESSVGKESETSAKGESETSAKGESETSSSKTAEASQSSSLTVTQVEEETSKDVSTFIMNLEKKCPQKEEFKVFFEQLKGTMIAPRKERKGLFSRIKTAAGKISGAMQVMRSRIGSKSAEVKKNMEAYQEQVMKTLEELDTIHAQIVSQNKGKASLTCTPTQQVQIKQTITKWEQVTTQFVEVAAQSESSASSSSSSSSSSSSSGKMQAK from the exons atgGCAAGAGTTCAACTATTGTTATGCTTCACCATTCTATTTGCATCTGTGACCCTTCTTGACCTAGTATCAGCACACCTGAAATTTAAGCCATCTTTGCCTCAAATCGAAGATCCAAAGACGGTGAAGGATGTAGAGCCTTACACCGTTAAAGTAGTAATGGTCTTTGTGGCCGACCTCGAGAAGGAATGTCCCAAGACAAACAAGTTCAAGGCCTTCTTTGAGAAACTTAGAGGATTCGCCAAGTATGTTTGCCCAATAAGAAGGATTGGCCAAGTAGATTACGACCGGGACATGAAGGCCAAAGCCGGGGGTATCTTCAAGGCCATATCTTCTTTTGCGATTGGAAAg ATTAGGGAGGAAATTCAAGAGGAAAAACAGGAGGCTATTGATACCTTTAGGTTCATGAAATCTGTCGCGGCTAAAATTATGGGAGGTCGTAAGAAAGAGGAGAATGAAGAAACCATGACACTAACAGCTGAACAACAAAAGGAAATCAAAGAAGGAATCTTGAAATGGGAAACCATTATTACTCGGATCACAAACACAATGGTATCGAGCACATCAACCTCTGCTTCTTCCAGTGAAGAGTCTAGTGTTGGGAAAGAAAGTGAGACTTCCGCTAAAG GTGAAAGTGAGACTTCCGCTAAAGGTGAAAGTgagacttcttcttcaaaaactGCCGAAGCTAGTCAGAGCAGCAGTTTAACAGTGACACAAGTGGAGGAAGAGACGTCAAAAGATGTTTCGACATTCATAATGAACCTCGAAAAGAAGTGTCCACAAAAGGAGGAATTCAAGGTCTTCTTCGAGCAACTTAAGGGTACGATGATTGCTCCccgaaaagaaagaaaaggtttgTTCTCTAGGATTAAAACTGCTGCTGGGAAAATATCTGGTGCCATGCAAGTTATGAGGTCAAGAATTGGAAGCAAATCAGCAGAG GTAAAGAAGAATATGGAAGCTTACCAAGAACAAGTGATGAAGACTCTCGAAGAGTTAGATACCATCCACGCTCAAATTGTGAGTCAGAACAAAGGCAAGGCTTCTTTGACATGCACACCCACACAACAAGTACAGATTAAGCAGACAATCACCAAATGGGAACAAGTCACAACCCAATTCGTTGAGGTTGCAGCTCAGAGTGAGTCGTCTgcatcttcgtcttcttcctcttcctcttcttcctcttcttccggCAAGATGCAAGCAAAGTAA
- a CDS encoding Plant protein 1589 of unknown function (Plant protein 1589 of unknown function; FUNCTIONS IN: molecular_function unknown; INVOLVED IN: biological_process unknown; LOCATED IN: endomembrane system; CONTAINS InterPro DOMAIN/s: Conserved hypothetical protein CHP01589, plant (InterPro:IPR006476); BEST Arabidopsis thaliana protein match is: Plant protein 1589 of unknown function (TAIR:AT3G55240.1); Has 211 Blast hits to 211 proteins in 21 species: Archae - 0; Bacteria - 0; Metazoa - 0; Fungi - 0; Plants - 206; Viruses - 0; Other Eukaryotes - 5 (source: NCBI BLink).), producing the protein MRHSSPAVYIHLVQHMIETCLTFNMSKEECMEALSENANINPIITSTVWKELVKENKDFFETYEQKLMKKESMSEEETNQLIQNIISL; encoded by the exons atGAGACACTCTTCTCCCGCTGTATACATTCATCTG GTGCAACACATGATAGAGACATGTTTGACCTTTAACATGAGCAAAGAGGAATGCATGGAAGCTCTCTCAGAGAATGCAAACATCAATCCCATCATCACGTCCACTG TTTGGAAGGAGCTGGTTAAAGAGAACAAGGACTTCTTTGAGACGTACGAGCAGAAGCTTATGAAAAAGGAATCAATGTCGGAGGAGGAGACAAACCAATTAATTCAGAACATCATCTCTTTGTGA
- a CDS encoding mediator of RNA polymerase II transcription subunit-like protein, putative (DUF1216), whose translation MARVQLLLCFTILFASVTLLDLVSAHLKFKPSLPQIEDPKTVKDVEPYTVKVVMVFVADLEKECPKTNKFKAFFEKLRGFAKYVCPIRRIGQVDYDRDMKAKAGGIFKAISSFAIGKIREEIQEEKQEAIDTFRFMKSVAAKIMGGRKKEENEETMTLTAEQQKEIKEGILKWETIITRITNTMVSSTSTSASSSEESSVGKESETSAKGESETSSSKTAEASQSSSLTVTQVEEETSKDVSTFIMNLEKKCPQKEEFKVFFEQLKGTMIAPRKERKGLFSRIKTAAGKISGAMQVMRSRIGSKSAEVKKNMEAYQEQVMKTLEELDTIHAQIVSQNKGKASLTCTPTQQVQIKQTITKWEQVTTQFVEVAAQSESSASSSSSSSSSSSSSGKMQAK comes from the exons atgGCAAGAGTTCAACTATTGTTATGCTTCACCATTCTATTTGCATCTGTGACCCTTCTTGACCTAGTATCAGCACACCTGAAATTTAAGCCATCTTTGCCTCAAATCGAAGATCCAAAGACGGTGAAGGATGTAGAGCCTTACACCGTTAAAGTAGTAATGGTCTTTGTGGCCGACCTCGAGAAGGAATGTCCCAAGACAAACAAGTTCAAGGCCTTCTTTGAGAAACTTAGAGGATTCGCCAAGTATGTTTGCCCAATAAGAAGGATTGGCCAAGTAGATTACGACCGGGACATGAAGGCCAAAGCCGGGGGTATCTTCAAGGCCATATCTTCTTTTGCGATTGGAAAg ATTAGGGAGGAAATTCAAGAGGAAAAACAGGAGGCTATTGATACCTTTAGGTTCATGAAATCTGTCGCGGCTAAAATTATGGGAGGTCGTAAGAAAGAGGAGAATGAAGAAACCATGACACTAACAGCTGAACAACAAAAGGAAATCAAAGAAGGAATCTTGAAATGGGAAACCATTATTACTCGGATCACAAACACAATGGTATCGAGCACATCAACCTCTGCTTCTTCCAGTGAAGAGTCTAGTGTTGGGAAAGAAAGTGAGACTTCCGCTAAAG GTGAAAGTgagacttcttcttcaaaaactGCCGAAGCTAGTCAGAGCAGCAGTTTAACAGTGACACAAGTGGAGGAAGAGACGTCAAAAGATGTTTCGACATTCATAATGAACCTCGAAAAGAAGTGTCCACAAAAGGAGGAATTCAAGGTCTTCTTCGAGCAACTTAAGGGTACGATGATTGCTCCccgaaaagaaagaaaaggtttgTTCTCTAGGATTAAAACTGCTGCTGGGAAAATATCTGGTGCCATGCAAGTTATGAGGTCAAGAATTGGAAGCAAATCAGCAGAG GTAAAGAAGAATATGGAAGCTTACCAAGAACAAGTGATGAAGACTCTCGAAGAGTTAGATACCATCCACGCTCAAATTGTGAGTCAGAACAAAGGCAAGGCTTCTTTGACATGCACACCCACACAACAAGTACAGATTAAGCAGACAATCACCAAATGGGAACAAGTCACAACCCAATTCGTTGAGGTTGCAGCTCAGAGTGAGTCGTCTgcatcttcgtcttcttcctcttcctcttcttcctcttcttccggCAAGATGCAAGCAAAGTAA